Within Sorghum bicolor cultivar BTx623 chromosome 2, Sorghum_bicolor_NCBIv3, whole genome shotgun sequence, the genomic segment AAAAAATGGCCCTATGGGACATGGTCGTGCAATTGCAAGTTGCAATCTCCATTGAACTTCAGCTCTTGAACGTTTCATTGCTCTGCTTTCAAATTTCATTTCGCGTGGCCCATGAAGTTAGGAGTATATATGTGTACTGTAGAAGATTGGGTTAAGAAGAAAAGGGTCCATTGGATGTGGGATATAGACTGGTCCGATGGCCGAAGTTCAGGGCTATAGAAAATTAGAAATCGTTTGTGTTGGTAAATTTTTATGCATTGGGTTGACAGGAAAGCACAGCCATTAGCTAATGGAAGGCACATTTATATTTGATATATAAATTTGGCTTATCTTGCAATATAGAAGAGCCGCGTcgataaaatatatatttttttgttaaaaaaacaTCGATGACAGCAGCGAATGTATACTTCTCATTAACATTCACAGGACAATCCCTGCAGCAATCCTAGAGCACGCCTAACGAATGACGTGGCCAGTGACCACGGTTTGCTGGCCACGGCAGCGATCATGGTGACCGCGGTCGTCCTCTCCGAAGCAACAGCATCGTCGTCAACGTTGTCGGTGAACCACGGGCACCGGAGCGCGGCGGCCGCCGTCAGCCGCTTCTCGGGATCACAAGTCAGGAGCCCTTTCAGGACCTGGAACCCGTCCCCGGACAGGATCTCCTCCGAGACCAGCTCTCGCAGGCGgttgcggcggcggctgccgtGACCGGCTCGCAGCTGCCGCGCTCGCCACACCTGCACCTTGTCGTCATGTACCTGGGGCTTGAGGGCCTCCCACACCCTCTTGCACGGCACGCCGAGCACGTCGAAGATCTTGAACAGCTGACTGgcctcgtcgtcctcgtcctTCGCCGCGACTACGAACGGTAGCTTGCCGGTGAGGATCTCCACCATGACGCAGCCGAGCGACCAGACGTCCGCGAGCGTGTCGTGGTCGGCGTTCTTCACCAGCACCTCCGGCGCCATGTACGCCATGGTTCCGGCGAAGGCCTGCGGCGGGTCCTTCTCGGCCACGGACTTGGCCACCCCGTAGTTGCAGATCTTGACGTTGACGGCGCCGGCGCCCACGCGGATGTTCTCGGGCTTGATGTCTCGGTGGACGACGCCGTGCCGGTGCATCGCCTCGGCGCCGGCCAGCAGCTGCCGCATGACACGGCGCGCCTCGGCCTCCGTGAACGGCCGCCCGTCGCGGTCTGCCATGACGGCCCTGAGGCTCGGCCCGACGTGCAGGTCCATGACGATGGA encodes:
- the LOC8080698 gene encoding putative cyclin-dependent kinase F-2, with protein sequence MANPDTTQITSVATRVAALCDVIQEHRRTGKAISGRRAAAISAMIDDVAATAAEGRPRAYRRKRRMANARGYKQEGRRVGEGERGVVVRARHRGTGQAVAVKSLHRRSGGSRASDVLREACFTAAGGGHPSLVAFRTVARAPGTTDYSIVMDLHVGPSLRAVMADRDGRPFTEAEARRVMRQLLAGAEAMHRHGVVHRDIKPENIRVGAGAVNVKICNYGVAKSVAEKDPPQAFAGTMAYMAPEVLVKNADHDTLADVWSLGCVMVEILTGKLPFVVAAKDEDDEASQLFKIFDVLGVPCKRVWEALKPQVHDDKVQVWRARQLRAGHGSRRRNRLRELVSEEILSGDGFQVLKGLLTCDPEKRLTAAAALRCPWFTDNVDDDAVASERTTAVTMIAAVASKPWSLATSFVRRALGLLQGLSCEC